One stretch of Nitrospirota bacterium DNA includes these proteins:
- a CDS encoding PBP1A family penicillin-binding protein — MGGLAVGGFVWHLANDLPPLDQLETYQPSLVTQVYSSDQQRIGQFFIERRIQTPLAGIPEGFRHAVIAVEDVRFFEHPGLDYIGMLRAAWTNLRRGSKVEGASTITQQLARSLFLSSERTFDRKVRELILAYKMELVLTKDKILELYLNQIYFGQGAYGIASAAQTYFGKDLSALTIAETAFLAGLPKSPNHYSPFKAYDRAKKRQEHVLARMEEAGFLTAAEREAAVAETLNFRRPGGEQAAPYFVEYVRQMLIAKYGEALVYKGGLKVFTTLNMEMQKAAEVAFAAGLRELDKRQGWRGPLRTVDVDAPVTPAAAATAGQILKAGDYREGFVTKVAKDHFVVQVGSTVARLLFDDMAWAKRRLTGPDTAKDVVINPNLKQVLKPGDVVEVMVKKLERDLLYVQLEQTPLVEGGLIALDPAKGAIRVMVGGYDFGRSEYNRAVQAHRQPGSAFKPIIYAAALNHGMSPASVILDAPVVYEQELEEKTWKPENYGKKFHGMVSLRDALAHSYNLATVRLLDKVGIRNVIEFAKTVGITSPLAADLSLGLGSSSVGLMELTSVYAVLLNEGSRLEPYAIVSVEDSAGKVLELAESQSLTVISKETAYGITNMMEDVIQKGTGQAAKGIGRPLAGKTGTTNDFINAWFIGGAPNLVAGIYVGFDDRRSLGETESGAHAALPIWINFMKEALKPLPVAFFSIPEGVTFVNVDPATGLLDGEQEGQAGTVDIFIKGSEPTQAPQRRLDPIDFYKLDQIPEGAL, encoded by the coding sequence ATGGGAGGCTTAGCCGTCGGCGGTTTCGTATGGCACCTCGCGAATGACCTTCCCCCATTGGACCAGCTGGAGACCTATCAACCCAGCCTGGTCACGCAGGTCTATTCGAGCGACCAGCAGCGCATCGGTCAATTTTTTATTGAGCGTCGCATCCAGACCCCTCTGGCGGGAATTCCAGAAGGGTTTCGTCATGCAGTCATCGCCGTGGAGGATGTCCGGTTCTTTGAGCATCCAGGACTTGACTACATCGGCATGCTCCGTGCGGCCTGGACGAACCTCCGTCGAGGGAGCAAGGTTGAAGGCGCTAGTACGATAACTCAGCAACTGGCACGCTCCCTGTTTCTTTCATCCGAGCGTACCTTCGATCGCAAAGTTCGCGAGTTGATTCTGGCGTACAAGATGGAGTTGGTCCTGACGAAGGATAAAATTCTCGAACTCTATTTGAATCAGATTTACTTCGGGCAAGGCGCCTACGGTATCGCCTCGGCGGCCCAAACCTATTTCGGAAAAGATCTTTCAGCTCTCACGATTGCGGAGACCGCTTTTCTGGCGGGTCTTCCGAAATCTCCCAACCATTACTCGCCGTTCAAAGCCTACGACCGAGCGAAAAAGCGACAAGAACATGTATTGGCGCGGATGGAAGAGGCCGGGTTCCTCACCGCGGCAGAACGTGAAGCGGCGGTGGCCGAAACGCTCAATTTTCGGCGTCCTGGCGGTGAACAGGCGGCGCCCTACTTTGTGGAATATGTCAGGCAGATGTTGATCGCCAAGTACGGCGAAGCGCTGGTGTATAAGGGCGGGCTGAAAGTCTTTACGACCTTGAACATGGAGATGCAGAAGGCTGCGGAAGTGGCGTTTGCGGCCGGTTTGCGCGAACTAGACAAGCGGCAGGGGTGGCGGGGTCCGCTTCGAACGGTGGACGTGGATGCGCCGGTTACACCCGCTGCTGCTGCGACCGCTGGGCAGATTCTCAAGGCAGGGGACTACCGGGAGGGGTTCGTCACGAAAGTGGCGAAGGATCATTTTGTGGTGCAGGTCGGATCAACGGTGGCGAGGCTTTTGTTCGACGATATGGCCTGGGCGAAGCGCCGTTTGACCGGACCGGATACGGCGAAAGATGTCGTCATCAACCCAAACCTCAAACAGGTACTGAAGCCTGGTGACGTCGTCGAGGTGATGGTGAAGAAGCTCGAGCGGGACCTCCTGTACGTCCAGCTGGAGCAGACACCCCTGGTCGAGGGAGGGTTGATTGCGCTTGATCCGGCGAAGGGTGCCATTCGGGTCATGGTCGGCGGGTACGATTTTGGGCGCAGTGAATATAATCGTGCCGTTCAGGCTCATCGTCAGCCGGGGTCTGCTTTCAAGCCGATCATCTATGCGGCGGCCCTGAATCACGGGATGAGCCCTGCGTCGGTCATTCTCGATGCACCGGTTGTCTACGAGCAGGAGCTGGAGGAGAAAACGTGGAAGCCTGAGAACTATGGGAAGAAGTTCCATGGCATGGTGAGTTTGCGGGATGCGCTGGCTCATTCATACAACCTCGCGACAGTCCGGTTGCTGGACAAGGTGGGGATCAGGAATGTCATCGAGTTTGCCAAAACGGTTGGAATTACCAGTCCACTCGCCGCAGATTTGTCGCTGGGATTAGGATCGTCTTCTGTGGGGCTCATGGAACTGACTTCTGTGTATGCGGTGCTACTCAATGAGGGGAGCCGATTGGAGCCCTACGCGATTGTGTCGGTGGAGGATAGTGCGGGAAAGGTGCTTGAGTTGGCAGAGTCGCAATCCCTGACGGTGATCTCCAAGGAAACCGCCTACGGGATCACTAATATGATGGAAGATGTGATTCAGAAGGGGACCGGACAGGCCGCCAAAGGTATTGGCCGGCCGCTTGCCGGGAAGACCGGAACGACCAATGATTTCATCAACGCATGGTTTATCGGTGGCGCTCCAAACTTGGTGGCAGGCATCTATGTGGGCTTTGACGATCGCCGTTCGCTCGGCGAGACAGAGTCGGGGGCGCATGCCGCACTGCCCATTTGGATCAATTTCATGAAGGAGGCGCTCAAGCCGCTACCGGTGGCGTTCTTCAGCATTCCGGAAGGCGTGACATTCGTGAATGTCGATCCAGCCACGGGATTACTCGATGGCGAGCAGGAGGGGCAGGCCGGCACAGTCGATATCTTTATTAAGGGCAGCGAGCCAACCCAAGCGCCTCAGCGCCGACTGGACCCGATTGATTTCTATAAGCTGGATCAAATCCCCGAAGGGGCTCTGTAG
- the typA gene encoding translational GTPase TypA, translating to MDQTAPTESPVAADIAPKGRRSDIRNIAIIAHVDHGKTTLVDAVLRQTHVHRKIDDMGERIMDSMDQERERGITIRAKNASVIYKGVKINIVDTPGHADFGGEVERTLRMVDGVLILIDAKEGPMPQTTFVLRKALALGHKAIVVINKIDRPDAVIDDVVNRTFDLFVHLGATDEQLDFPIVYTAAIKGTATNDLAKPGTDISPLLDTVLEKIPAPAINAEAPLQILILSLIQDLYKGKMGVGKIQSGSIARRQNVVVLGKDGAKFPGKVSDLAVYSGLDRTDVEQAEAGEIVAVAGLDEVSIGDTIADAENPVALTRVTVDEPTVQMTFSVNNSPFAGREGKYLTSRHLRDRLFRELETNVSLRVQETDSADKFLVAGRGELHLGVLIEAMRREGYELQVSQPEVIVHRDGDKVLEPYEELTIQVPETYQGAVIEELGKRRGELRHMRLIHSDVGTSEMHLEYHIPTRGIMGLKNLLVAKTRGTIIMHHVFVAYEPLEQRDLAVATHGSLVACEDGTSSGYAIFMTQDRGTMFIGPVVDVYRGMVVGENSRDEDMDVNVCKEKQLSNMRASGTDEALVLTPPREMGLEFALEYIGPDELIEVTPKSLRIRKKILNSDERRRAKKSSK from the coding sequence ATGGATCAGACAGCCCCAACAGAGTCTCCCGTCGCAGCCGATATCGCTCCTAAGGGGCGTCGTAGCGACATTCGAAATATCGCCATTATTGCCCACGTCGACCATGGCAAAACGACCTTGGTTGACGCGGTGCTCCGACAGACCCACGTCCATCGCAAGATCGACGACATGGGTGAGCGGATCATGGACTCGATGGACCAGGAGCGTGAACGCGGGATCACGATCCGGGCCAAAAACGCCAGCGTCATCTACAAGGGCGTAAAAATCAATATCGTCGACACCCCGGGCCATGCCGACTTCGGCGGTGAGGTCGAGCGGACCCTGCGCATGGTGGACGGCGTCCTCATCTTGATCGACGCAAAAGAAGGCCCTATGCCGCAAACGACTTTCGTATTGCGGAAAGCGCTTGCGCTCGGACACAAAGCCATCGTCGTCATCAACAAGATCGACCGGCCTGATGCCGTCATCGACGATGTGGTGAACCGGACCTTCGACTTGTTCGTCCATCTCGGAGCGACCGACGAGCAGCTGGATTTCCCCATTGTCTACACCGCCGCGATCAAGGGCACGGCAACCAACGACCTCGCGAAGCCCGGCACGGACATTTCGCCCCTCCTCGACACCGTCCTGGAGAAGATTCCCGCACCGGCGATCAATGCTGAGGCGCCATTGCAGATCCTGATTCTTTCCCTGATCCAGGACCTCTACAAAGGCAAGATGGGAGTGGGAAAGATTCAATCCGGCTCGATCGCCCGCCGACAGAATGTGGTCGTACTCGGCAAGGATGGCGCCAAGTTCCCAGGAAAAGTATCCGACCTCGCAGTCTACTCCGGCCTTGACCGGACGGATGTGGAACAGGCGGAAGCAGGAGAAATCGTCGCAGTGGCAGGTCTGGACGAGGTGAGCATCGGCGATACGATCGCCGACGCGGAGAACCCCGTCGCCTTGACTCGCGTGACGGTCGACGAGCCAACCGTCCAAATGACCTTTTCTGTGAACAATAGCCCGTTCGCCGGACGGGAAGGGAAGTACCTGACCTCGCGGCACTTGCGCGATCGGCTCTTCAGAGAACTCGAAACCAACGTGTCCTTGCGCGTCCAGGAAACGGATAGTGCGGATAAGTTCCTCGTGGCAGGCCGCGGCGAACTCCACCTCGGCGTCCTGATCGAAGCCATGCGCCGGGAAGGCTACGAACTGCAAGTCTCGCAACCGGAAGTCATCGTCCATCGGGACGGAGACAAGGTCCTCGAACCCTATGAGGAACTGACGATCCAGGTGCCGGAGACCTATCAAGGCGCCGTGATCGAAGAGCTGGGCAAACGACGTGGCGAATTGCGCCATATGCGGCTCATCCATTCCGACGTCGGAACAAGCGAAATGCATCTCGAATATCATATCCCCACCCGCGGGATTATGGGACTCAAGAACCTCCTGGTCGCCAAGACGCGCGGCACCATCATCATGCACCATGTCTTTGTCGCCTACGAGCCGCTGGAGCAGCGCGACCTCGCGGTGGCGACACATGGATCGCTCGTCGCCTGCGAAGACGGCACTAGCTCAGGGTATGCCATCTTCATGACCCAGGATCGGGGAACCATGTTCATCGGCCCTGTCGTGGATGTCTATCGCGGGATGGTCGTCGGCGAGAACAGCCGGGACGAAGACATGGACGTGAACGTCTGTAAAGAAAAGCAGCTGTCCAACATGCGTGCGTCGGGAACCGATGAGGCCTTGGTCCTCACGCCGCCACGGGAAATGGGCTTGGAGTTCGCACTCGAATATATCGGCCCGGACGAACTGATTGAGGTGACGCCGAAGAGCCTGCGTATTCGCAAAAAGATCCTCAACTCGGATGAACGCCGTCGGGCTAAGAAGTCCAGCAAATAG
- the dnaK gene encoding molecular chaperone DnaK — protein sequence MARIVGIDLGTTNSLVAYMENGRPRVIPGRNERAIVPSVVAMTDNGLIVGDAAKEHLTRNPERTVYSVKRFMGKGLADVQGELAYFPYSLTEQGGVIRIKLGEKTYSPPQISAMILKELKQRAEAHLGESITKAVITVPAYFNDSQRQATKDAGMIAGLEVLRIINEPTAASLAYGLQEKTQGTIAVYDFGGGTFDISILKLKNGIFEVLATNGDTHLGGDDIDRRIADLFLTEIRSRHGADFSTHPDHMQTIRLEAERAKIGLSDELKIQVSVELPDNKGRFTRELTRDQLESLIIEIIERTLTPCRMALKDAGLTPDAIDEVVLVGGSTRMPIVRQRVQELFGKTPHCEINPDEVVALGAAVQADILSGGTTDMLLLDVTPLSLGIETMGGVMSSLIRRNTTIPASAKEMFTTYVDGQTGVDIHILQGERELAKDNRSLAKFRLKVPPLPAGVPRIEVTFLIDANGILSVKASDMRTGLSQSIEVKPSYGLSDHEVEQMIEDSFKFAKDDVNARKLIETRLDAGALITTTEKSLGEGLHLIAEEDVAAIRAALAALATAQKGNDPRAIRARIADLEQSAQRLTVAMLNDSLKRGLQGKKVSDLT from the coding sequence ATGGCACGCATCGTCGGCATCGATCTCGGCACCACCAACTCGCTCGTCGCCTACATGGAGAACGGACGCCCGCGCGTCATCCCAGGTCGGAATGAACGGGCAATCGTGCCCTCCGTCGTGGCCATGACCGACAACGGGCTCATCGTGGGCGACGCCGCGAAGGAACACTTGACCCGCAATCCTGAGCGGACGGTCTACTCCGTGAAACGGTTCATGGGGAAAGGACTCGCGGACGTGCAGGGCGAGCTGGCCTACTTCCCCTACTCGCTCACCGAGCAAGGCGGGGTCATCCGCATTAAGCTCGGCGAGAAGACCTATTCGCCCCCGCAAATCTCCGCAATGATTTTAAAAGAACTGAAACAGCGGGCCGAAGCGCACCTCGGTGAAAGCATCACCAAAGCCGTCATCACGGTCCCCGCCTACTTCAACGATAGCCAGCGGCAAGCCACCAAAGACGCCGGCATGATCGCCGGGCTGGAAGTCCTGCGAATCATCAACGAACCAACTGCCGCCTCGCTTGCCTATGGACTCCAAGAAAAGACGCAAGGCACGATCGCAGTGTACGATTTCGGCGGAGGCACCTTCGATATCTCCATCCTCAAGCTCAAGAATGGCATCTTCGAAGTGTTGGCCACCAACGGCGACACCCACTTGGGCGGAGACGATATCGACCGCCGGATTGCCGACCTCTTCCTTACCGAAATCCGTAGCCGGCATGGAGCCGATTTCAGCACTCACCCGGACCACATGCAAACGATCCGGCTCGAAGCAGAACGGGCCAAGATCGGTCTGTCCGACGAACTAAAAATACAGGTATCGGTCGAGCTTCCGGACAACAAGGGACGCTTCACGCGAGAGCTGACGCGGGACCAGCTCGAATCCCTGATCATAGAGATCATCGAACGGACCCTGACTCCCTGCCGGATGGCCTTGAAAGACGCGGGACTCACCCCGGACGCGATCGACGAAGTCGTGCTGGTCGGTGGCTCCACCCGCATGCCGATCGTCCGGCAACGTGTTCAGGAACTGTTCGGAAAGACCCCGCACTGCGAGATCAATCCCGACGAAGTCGTGGCGCTCGGCGCAGCCGTGCAAGCGGACATTCTCAGCGGCGGCACGACGGATATGCTGTTGCTCGACGTCACGCCGCTCTCCCTGGGTATCGAAACTATGGGCGGAGTGATGAGCAGCCTGATTCGACGAAACACGACGATCCCCGCCAGTGCCAAGGAGATGTTCACCACCTATGTCGACGGGCAGACCGGCGTAGACATCCACATCCTCCAGGGCGAACGCGAACTGGCGAAAGACAATCGCAGCCTGGCAAAATTCAGACTGAAGGTTCCTCCACTCCCGGCGGGCGTCCCTCGCATCGAAGTGACGTTCCTCATTGATGCCAATGGGATCTTGAGCGTGAAGGCCAGCGACATGCGAACCGGACTGAGCCAGTCCATCGAGGTAAAGCCGTCGTACGGGTTATCCGACCATGAAGTGGAGCAGATGATCGAGGACTCGTTCAAGTTCGCAAAAGATGACGTCAACGCCAGAAAACTGATTGAGACGCGGCTCGACGCCGGCGCCTTGATCACGACGACGGAGAAATCACTGGGGGAGGGCCTGCACCTGATCGCCGAAGAAGATGTCGCAGCCATTCGAGCAGCGCTCGCGGCCCTGGCAACCGCGCAGAAGGGCAACGACCCGCGCGCCATCCGCGCGCGCATCGCCGACCTCGAACAATCGGCGCAACGACTGACCGTCGCGATGCTGAACGACTCGCTCAAACGAGGACTCCAAGGCAAGAAGGTCTCGGACCTCACGTAA
- a CDS encoding DUF3501 family protein, whose translation MNLLTTQDLLPAAAYEQQREPFRSQIIALKQRRRISVGPLITLVFENRETLRFQTQEMIRVEQILDPHKVQEELDVYNALMPGAGELSATLMIEITEPDRMKEWLDMFMGLDHGEKIAIRSGTEHVFGEFEGGHSHETKISAVHFVRFRPAASMIAAFADLHVPVTLTVHHREYQADVSVPGSMREEWLKDLR comes from the coding sequence ATGAACTTATTAACGACACAAGACCTTTTGCCTGCCGCGGCCTATGAACAGCAACGGGAGCCGTTCCGTTCACAGATCATCGCGCTCAAGCAGCGGCGCAGGATCTCTGTCGGGCCGCTCATCACACTCGTCTTTGAGAATCGCGAGACCTTACGGTTTCAGACTCAGGAAATGATTCGAGTCGAACAGATCCTCGATCCCCACAAGGTTCAAGAAGAATTGGACGTCTATAATGCCCTCATGCCGGGAGCCGGCGAGTTGAGCGCCACCTTAATGATCGAAATTACGGAGCCGGATCGGATGAAGGAATGGCTCGACATGTTTATGGGGCTTGATCACGGTGAAAAAATCGCGATTCGCTCCGGGACTGAGCATGTCTTCGGGGAGTTCGAGGGGGGGCACAGCCATGAAACGAAAATCAGCGCCGTGCATTTCGTGCGGTTTAGACCGGCCGCATCGATGATCGCGGCGTTTGCCGATTTACATGTGCCGGTCACATTGACGGTCCACCATCGCGAATACCAGGCTGACGTGTCTGTTCCAGGGAGTATGCGTGAAGAATGGCTCAAGGATCTCCGGTAG
- a CDS encoding 6-carboxytetrahydropterin synthase encodes MPSVLLTKRIEFAAAHRYIKAEWDEAKNRAVFGRCYNPPAHGHNYMVEVTVLGEVDPKTGMVVNLFDLKRVLLDVLEEFDHKNLNLDMSYFTDRIPTSENLARLLWTKLELQKEIGTLHTIRLYEDEDLYAEVTAVAGLDVASVTRRYSFTAVQDGNQGREWDCFVTVHGAIDAVTGMVTDIGALNRLVQGKVVQALDHQDLRQVLGTQVVTGEQLVEHIWKQLASSFSAGRLSNVRLVQSRDLFFEFAG; translated from the coding sequence ATGCCATCTGTCTTGCTGACGAAACGTATCGAGTTTGCGGCGGCGCATCGGTATATCAAAGCGGAGTGGGACGAGGCCAAGAACCGTGCGGTGTTCGGCCGTTGTTACAACCCGCCTGCGCATGGACATAACTACATGGTCGAGGTGACGGTCTTGGGTGAGGTGGATCCGAAGACCGGCATGGTGGTGAATCTCTTCGATTTGAAGCGGGTCTTGCTCGATGTGCTGGAGGAGTTCGACCATAAGAACCTGAATTTGGACATGTCGTATTTTACGGATCGGATTCCTACGTCAGAAAACCTGGCACGCCTTCTTTGGACCAAATTGGAACTGCAGAAGGAGATCGGCACACTCCACACGATTCGATTATACGAGGACGAAGACCTCTATGCCGAGGTGACTGCCGTGGCCGGGCTCGACGTCGCCAGTGTGACCAGGCGTTACTCGTTTACGGCGGTGCAGGATGGCAACCAGGGTCGCGAGTGGGACTGTTTCGTGACGGTCCATGGCGCCATCGATGCCGTAACCGGCATGGTCACCGACATCGGGGCGCTCAACCGTTTGGTCCAGGGGAAAGTCGTGCAGGCCCTTGACCATCAGGACCTTCGTCAGGTCCTCGGGACTCAGGTCGTGACCGGAGAGCAACTGGTCGAGCATATCTGGAAGCAACTGGCCTCTTCTTTTTCAGCTGGCAGACTTTCGAACGTGCGTCTCGTGCAATCTCGTGACTTATTCTTCGAATTTGCAGGTTGA
- a CDS encoding DUF4440 domain-containing protein — protein sequence MKTGLIFGLLMLCLLWPAVSRSAEEAEAIERTVKDAAMAAATFSETRDKQSVLKLYTKDYVGIQDGETEGRASIEKWLSDYEAELDKGSTLRFIGAVSNLQVRLTGSTAWATYDYVFQAIRKGEFEAQDSGQCTALLRKDGPLWLIFHEHCSKTRSGFGK from the coding sequence ATGAAGACAGGTCTGATCTTTGGGCTGTTGATGCTGTGCCTCTTGTGGCCTGCGGTCTCCAGGTCTGCCGAAGAAGCGGAGGCGATCGAGAGGACCGTCAAGGATGCCGCCATGGCCGCGGCGACTTTCTCGGAAACCAGAGACAAGCAATCCGTCTTGAAGCTCTACACCAAGGACTATGTCGGTATTCAGGATGGCGAGACGGAGGGCCGTGCCTCTATCGAAAAGTGGCTGTCGGACTATGAGGCTGAACTCGACAAAGGCAGTACCCTGCGGTTTATCGGCGCCGTGTCGAATTTACAGGTTCGACTGACCGGCTCGACAGCCTGGGCGACGTATGACTATGTGTTTCAGGCGATCAGAAAAGGCGAATTTGAAGCACAGGACTCCGGACAATGTACCGCACTCTTGCGCAAGGATGGCCCCCTGTGGCTTATCTTCCACGAGCATTGCTCGAAGACACGGTCTGGATTCGGGAAGTAA
- a CDS encoding thioredoxin family protein: MPGTVEDVRDENYKEFTDAPAAIVAYGLATCEPCKTYDPILEETAAKFPGVKVGKAKMHVPGRCREIKKSHTFETYPTTHFFAHGTLLLTREGVVEPAELASLISDHLLK; the protein is encoded by the coding sequence ATGCCTGGAACAGTCGAAGACGTTAGAGACGAAAACTATAAGGAATTCACCGACGCGCCCGCTGCGATCGTCGCCTACGGCCTCGCGACCTGTGAACCCTGCAAGACCTACGACCCAATCCTGGAAGAGACCGCCGCCAAGTTTCCCGGAGTAAAAGTCGGCAAAGCGAAGATGCATGTCCCTGGCCGATGCCGAGAGATTAAAAAGAGCCATACCTTCGAAACCTACCCCACCACGCACTTCTTTGCACATGGCACGCTGCTCCTCACCCGCGAAGGTGTCGTCGAACCAGCAGAACTCGCCTCGTTGATTTCAGATCACCTGCTCAAGTAG
- the iscX gene encoding Fe-S cluster assembly protein IscX codes for MDLKWNNTEDIAIRLVEEHPESDPLTIRFTDMHAWIVALPDFKDDPKKSNEKILEAIQMAWHEEYQDSKP; via the coding sequence ATGGATTTGAAGTGGAACAACACTGAAGATATCGCGATTCGCCTGGTAGAAGAACATCCGGAATCGGATCCGCTCACCATTCGCTTCACCGACATGCATGCCTGGATCGTCGCGCTCCCGGACTTCAAGGATGATCCCAAGAAATCGAACGAGAAAATTCTGGAGGCGATTCAGATGGCCTGGCACGAAGAATATCAGGACTCGAAGCCCTGA
- a CDS encoding peroxiredoxin: MSDVAAEIKVGDTAPDFDLKDQDQKDVKLSDYRGKKNVVLCFYPLDWSPVCQGENKCLTDDFPKFQSANAELFGISCDSFFSHKAWADSMDLKHRLLSDVHRTTAKAYGLYFEPLNCSKRATVIVDKNGKVAYAKVQEIKVAREDKDILAALAKLS; this comes from the coding sequence ATGAGCGACGTAGCAGCAGAAATTAAGGTTGGCGATACCGCACCGGATTTTGACTTAAAGGATCAGGATCAGAAGGACGTGAAGCTGAGCGACTACCGCGGCAAGAAGAATGTCGTGCTCTGCTTCTATCCTCTGGATTGGAGCCCGGTCTGTCAGGGCGAGAACAAGTGCCTGACCGACGACTTCCCCAAGTTCCAATCAGCGAATGCAGAATTGTTCGGCATCAGCTGCGACAGCTTCTTTTCGCACAAGGCCTGGGCTGATTCTATGGACCTCAAGCACCGCCTCTTGTCGGACGTGCACCGGACCACGGCGAAGGCCTACGGCCTCTACTTTGAGCCGTTGAATTGCTCAAAGCGTGCAACCGTCATCGTGGACAAGAACGGCAAGGTCGCCTACGCGAAGGTACAGGAGATCAAAGTGGCGCGGGAAGACAAGGACATTCTCGCGGCCCTCGCGAAGCTGAGCTAA
- a CDS encoding ATP-binding protein, protein MESPSQTTDRPRYDPQVLLNSQPVIVTVIAPSNHQVQFQNDTGLKQFGNIAGASCYEKIAGCAAPCQFCRMPEALTSNSVISSEVPLPGDKFLLVHWSKASTADGQTHVIETIVDITEHKRTAAALHQSQKMEAVGRLAGGIAHDFNNLMMVVIGHAQRLLQQLGTHPAHQELEMISQAGLRAAALTKKLLTFSRRQVFEPKELPVNQAIRELEDILQRLIGEQIQMVIVLHPQTGHALVDPVQLEQVIMNLVLNARDAMPDGGLINIETDNIDLDEQFSNSHPGSTPGPYVKIMVRDAGCGMDRETLTHIFEPFFTTKGPGKGTGLGLATVYGIVKQSQGYIDVTSEPGRGSRFTLYLPRIGQPAVEAETPQAGKPTLAPQDTILVVEDEEGIRNLITTVLQDQGYQVLAAGDGIQALQGLQMLKGQCSLVITDVIMPRMKSSTFIEGVHAMRPEAKVLYMSGYAGDTLLANGVQDDMPFLPKPFLPTTLIEKVRELLQTAQPR, encoded by the coding sequence ATGGAATCTCCATCACAGACGACCGATCGTCCGCGCTACGACCCGCAAGTCCTGCTGAACTCCCAACCGGTGATCGTTACGGTCATCGCCCCCTCGAATCATCAGGTCCAATTCCAGAATGACACAGGACTCAAACAGTTCGGCAATATCGCCGGAGCCTCCTGCTATGAGAAAATTGCCGGATGCGCCGCTCCCTGCCAATTCTGCCGGATGCCGGAGGCGCTAACGTCGAACTCGGTCATTTCCAGCGAAGTCCCGCTCCCAGGGGATAAGTTTCTCCTCGTCCATTGGTCCAAAGCCTCCACCGCCGACGGGCAGACCCACGTGATCGAAACGATCGTCGATATCACCGAACACAAACGAACGGCCGCGGCACTGCACCAATCACAGAAGATGGAAGCGGTGGGACGATTGGCTGGCGGCATTGCACATGACTTCAACAACCTGATGATGGTCGTGATCGGACATGCCCAACGATTGCTGCAGCAACTGGGAACCCACCCGGCCCATCAGGAGCTAGAGATGATCAGCCAAGCCGGGTTGCGGGCGGCAGCCCTGACCAAGAAGCTACTTACGTTTAGCAGGAGACAAGTGTTCGAGCCGAAAGAATTGCCTGTAAATCAGGCCATTCGAGAATTGGAGGATATTCTTCAGCGACTGATCGGAGAGCAGATTCAGATGGTCATCGTGCTCCATCCCCAGACCGGCCATGCGCTGGTCGATCCCGTACAACTCGAGCAGGTGATCATGAACCTCGTCTTAAATGCCCGCGATGCCATGCCGGACGGTGGCCTCATCAATATCGAGACGGATAATATCGACTTAGACGAGCAATTCTCGAACTCGCACCCAGGCTCCACGCCTGGTCCCTACGTCAAGATTATGGTGCGGGATGCGGGATGCGGGATGGATAGGGAAACATTGACCCACATTTTCGAACCATTTTTCACGACAAAAGGCCCGGGAAAAGGCACCGGGCTCGGGCTAGCCACCGTCTATGGCATCGTCAAGCAAAGCCAGGGCTATATCGACGTCACGAGTGAACCGGGGCGAGGCTCACGTTTTACCCTGTACCTCCCGCGTATAGGACAGCCGGCCGTCGAGGCTGAGACGCCTCAGGCAGGAAAACCAACCCTCGCGCCACAAGATACGATTCTCGTTGTAGAGGATGAGGAGGGCATCAGGAATTTGATTACGACGGTCCTGCAGGATCAAGGCTACCAGGTGCTGGCAGCAGGCGATGGGATTCAAGCCTTACAGGGCCTGCAAATGCTCAAAGGACAATGTTCCCTCGTCATTACCGACGTCATCATGCCTCGGATGAAAAGCTCCACGTTTATCGAAGGGGTCCATGCGATGCGGCCAGAGGCCAAGGTGCTCTATATGTCAGGCTACGCAGGCGACACCCTTCTGGCTAACGGGGTACAGGACGACATGCCCTTCCTGCCAAAGCCCTTCCTGCCTACCACGCTCATCGAGAAAGTCCGAGAACTCCTGCAAACAGCTCAGCCGCGCTGA